Proteins from one Triticum aestivum cultivar Chinese Spring chromosome 7A, IWGSC CS RefSeq v2.1, whole genome shotgun sequence genomic window:
- the LOC123152087 gene encoding peroxidase 1, which yields MAVRSLLLPLALLALAASSAAVAQLEIGFYTKTCPDAEKIVRDEMAKIIAAAPSLAGPLLRLHFHDCFVRGCDASVLLESTDGNVAEKDAKPNKSLRGFGSVERVKAKLEAACPGIVSCADVLTLMSRDAVVLAKGPFWPVALGRRDGRVSSATEASKDLPPASGDVPLLAKIFASKGLDLKDLVVLSGAHTLGTAHCSSFADRLYNNTGENALVDQSLDSEYADKLRLKCKSVDDRTMLSEMDPGSFKTFDTSYYRHVAKRRGLFRSDAALLFDNTTREYVQRIATGKFDGEFFKDFSASMIKMGDIGVLTGAEGEIRKKCYAPN from the exons ATGGCGGTCAGGTCTTTGCTGCTCCCTCTGGCCCTGCTGGCTCTCGCAGCTAGCTCGGCAGCCGTGGCTCAGCTGGAGATCGGCTTCTACACCAAGACATGCCCGGACGCTGAGAAGATCGTCCGCGACGAGATGGCCAAGATcatcgccgccgcgcccagcctCGCCGGCCCGCTTCTCCGCCTCCAtttccacgactgcttcgtcagG GGTTGTGACGCCTCTGTCCTGCTCGAATCCACCGACGGCAACGTGGCGGAGAAGGACGCCAAGCCCAACAAGAGCCTGCGAGGATTCGGCTCCGTGGAGCGGGTGAAGGCCAAGCTCGAGGCCGCGTGCCCGGGTATCGTCTCTTGCGCCGACGTGCTCACCCTCATGTCCCGTGACGCTGTCGTGCTGGCTAAGGGCCCCTTCTGGCCGGTGGCCCTAGGCAGGCGAGACGGCAGGGTGTCCAGTGCCACGGAGGCCAGCAAAGATCTGCCCCCAGCCTCCGGCGACGTCCCTCTGCTCGCCAAGATCTTCGCCTCCAAGGGCCTCGACCTCAAGGACCTCGTCGTCCTCTCCGGCGCCCACACGCTCGGCACGGCGCACTGCTCGTCTTTTGCCGACCGGCTCTACAACAACACCGGCGAGAATGCCCTCGTCGACCAGTCTCTGGACAGCGAGTACGCCGACAAGCTGAGGCTCAAGTGCAAGAGCGTTGATGACCGCACTATGCTGTCTGAGATGGACCCCGGTAGCTTCAAGACCTTCGACACCAGTTACTACCGCCACGTCGCCAAGCGGAGGGGCCTCTTCCGCTCCGATGCGGCGCTCCTCTTCGACAACACCACCAGGGAGTACGTCCAGCGCATCGCCACCGGCAAGTTCGACGGCGAGTTCTTTAAGGACTTCAGCGCGTCCATGATCAAGATGGGCGACATCGGTGTGCTCACCGGAGCCGAGGGAGAGATCAGGAAGAAGTGCTACGCCCCCAACTAG